In Plodia interpunctella isolate USDA-ARS_2022_Savannah chromosome 22, ilPloInte3.2, whole genome shotgun sequence, the following proteins share a genomic window:
- the LOC128679928 gene encoding focal adhesion kinase 1-like isoform X6, with amino-acid sequence MYLSVNKSVNNFNPIDLAISLGAGSCCHEPEGGGRCADGPLARAMQPAPAGSPKRHPSAVTQAGTAAGDQSTLKVHFPNGGFNVVRASADDDVRSVLRLLAARLAAGDRVYANCYALRARRLTTGKIRWIHQDTPVSELLSKWPASEWRLELRVRYLPANLRELCEADRVTFHYYYDQLRHDYLNANHPMVDQDLAIQICCLEIKYFCKDNQISLDKKFNIEYLEKEFGLHKFLPKSVLEAIKPKVLKKAIQQQFKKVATLGEAEGMLRFVQTLHAHLGYDRESFTGALGSEWAIPVELAIGPDIDISYVSHKAGEPATYSKIASFCDIVAVQTLKSNCSQQSQTQSGSCGKAALQLRVKGATETLTITCSSVEAAESLADLVDGYCRLVTDSQTSLWNRTTTVWKSLHCQCKTAEMSSSSSEGKTSSWEANTATLLSEDYAEIVDDDADYSTPAVRDYELVRNQIELTGIIGEGQFGDVHKGTCRVTSANHPSLRRQLAQQKQQGKCSGGEYILPVAVKTCKMDADLDTAEKFLEEAYIMQQFSHPHIIGLVGVCSSPPIWIVMELATLGEMRAYLQQNARRLETCTLVLYIYQLSTALSYLESKKFVHRDIAARNVLVSTPTCVKLADFGLSKMVDDKSYYKASRGKLPIKWMAPESINFRRFTSASDVWMFGVCMWEILMLGVKPFIGVKNNDVIGKLENGERLALPPKCPPRLYSVMSRCWSYEPSQRPTAHSLKETLFEILQEERSSAWDTMRRENRRVAAASWGDDPPPKPTRPPTNLSAAVDANPAQSVGAAPQTYIVAQNPLVLAHLLRENQSRAIDPQAYTTPASVFNTVAVDFAETLPENEQIVDKIINDESVDIPLQTVPIPVASLHKLDPVVPEQTDDTLTVVVGASCDNLCQNQTVSPRADVTSPPQDAESTEPYANRVRSLERNTRSALSTAERAPIRMGSLERNARGSLSHRGSPVPIAPFTRQHSVPASPPPRSRREQDVGQFSVQGAINAQLAASVVNKMRHQPEPPLVEEIYDFGGDNVKSCAAIAAQKAMSKPYRPSVSGMSVSHPNTYGVPVGVVQGVPYSQSQKSKQPFIRSSSPVYPQMPQNYMPQSGPSFVPQQIYSSQVVGAQPMLFKPQATPQSAQSTAVFRPQYTAADSLYASRQECSAQVQSPEFDTEQAVERRLLAELARQQHQSEEDRIWLQKQEDNLKRLSNMQLSTESEQSEPKPETVETRASSQPPSGTNSTETSPANTVNPKDRPSSDDKTRGAGTEPVYALTTGVVRGVMQLAQAARAPPAAVLAAVRAVGQALRALCAAVDLVVVPFPPQAQREVEMAHQVLSKDMAALVEAMRLAIQYANTTLHDEYTKRMLAAAHVLAMDAKNLLDVVDCIRERHPHIDWRAALRPDAAPAPAPIPQNQTLTSHNQAYAPQNQTYTPQNPVLSNQSSIQEEETPSPKPDFKINQPVTTGINVTEHLPKEHSSLPATSNRVSALIHNYNLYGNVREPQHIYGNTEVGGSFQNSSSSISDDGKVDVAPMESVKSRVQAISGKIDSPPIYSVSKKMIPLDPNNDQG; translated from the exons CCATGAACCTGAGGGCGGCGGGCGTTGCGCGGACGGGCCGCTAGCGCGCGCGATGCAGCCAGCGCCGGCCGGCTCGCCCAAGCGGCATCCTAGTGCGGTGACACAGG CAGGCACAGCAGCCGGCGACCAGTCCACCCTCAAAGTCCATTTTCCCAACGGAGGGTTCAACGTAGTCCGGGCGTCAGCTGATGACGATGTCAGATCAGTGCTGCGGCTGCTGGCTGCGAGACTGGCCGCTGGAGACAGGGTGTACGCCAATTGCTATGCGCTGCGGGCACGGAGGCTAACCACTGGCAAg ATCCGATGGATCCACCAGGACACGCCAGTGTCGGAGCTGCTCAGCAAATGGCCGGCGAGCGAGTGGAGGCTGGAGCTCAGGGTGCGGTACCTGCCCGCCAACCTGCGGGAACTGTGCGAAGCGGACCGCGTCACTTTCCACTACTATTACGACCAG TTGCGACACGACTACCTCAATGCCAATCATCCTATGGTAGACCAGGATTTGGCTATACAAATATGCTGTTTAGAAATAAA GTACTTTTGTAAGGATAACCAGATATCCCTGGACAAGAAGTTCAACATCGAATACCTGGAGAAAGAGTTCGGCCTACACAAGTTCCTGCCCAAATCTGTGCTCGAAGCGATCAAACCCAAAGTGCTGAAGAAGGCAATACAGCAGCAatttaaaaag GTGGCGACGCTGGGCGAGGCGGAAGGCATGCTGCGCTTCGTGCAGACGCTGCACGCGCACCTCGGGTACGACCGCGAGAGCTTCACGGGCGCGCTCGGCTCCGAGTGGGCCATCCCCGTCGAGCTCGCCATCGGGCCCGACATCG ATATATCGTACGTTTCACACAAGGCAGGCGAGCCAGCGACATATTCAAAAATAGCATCGTTCTGCGACATAGTAGCCGTGCAAACCCTAAAGTCTAACTGTTCGCAACAATCACAAACACAG AGTGGATCTTGTGGCAAAGCAGCGCTTCAGTTGAGAGTGAAAGGAGCGACGGAAACGCTAACGATCACATGCAGCAGTGTCGAG GCTGCAGAAAGTTTAGCGGATCTAGTGGACGGCTACTGCAGACTGGTGACCGACTCACAGACCTCACTATGGAACAGAACCA CAACCGTTTGGAAATCACTCCACTGtcaatgcaaaa CGGCGGAAATGAGCAGCAGTTCGTCCGAAGGCAAGACCAGTTCGTGGGAGGCGAACACCGCCACCCTGCTGTCTGAAGACTACGCTGAGATTGTGGACGACGACGCTGACTACTCCACGCCAGCTG tacgTGACTATGAGTTGGTGAGGAATCAGATTGAACTGACTGGCATCATCGGTGAAGGACAGTTTGGTGATGTTCAcaaag GTACCTGCCGAGTGACGTCAGCGAACCATCCATCTTTACGAAGACAACTAGcgcaacaaaaacaacaagGCAAATGTTCCGGCGGAGAGTATATATTACCTGTGGCCGTCAAAACTTGCAAGATGGACGCCGATTTGGACACCGCCGAGAAGTTTCTCGAAGAGGCTT ATATAATGCAGCAGTTCTCTCACCCGCACATCATCGGGCTGGTGGGGGTCTGCAGCAGCCCCCCCATCTGGATCGTCATGGAACTGGCCACTCTTGGGGAAATGAGGGCTTATCTACAGCAGAACGCTAGGAG ATTGGAGACGTGCACACTGGTGCTGTACATCTACCAGCTGTCGACGGCGCTCAGCTATCTGGAGAGCAAGAAGTTCGTGCACAGGGATATAGCTGCCAGAAATGTTCTTGTCTCCACACCTACCTGTGTCAAG CTTGCAGATTTCGGCCTATCCAAGATGGTGGACGACAAATCGTACTACAAGGCGTCGCGCGGGAAACTGCCCATAAAGTGGATGGCCCCGGAGTCCATCAACTTCCGGCGGTTCACTTCCGCTTCTGATGTCTGGATGTTTG gTGTATGTATGTGGGAGATCCTTATGTTAGGGGTGAAGCCCTTTATAGGGGTGAAAAACAATGACGTCATCGGAAAACTAGAGAATGGCGAGCGACTGGCTCTACCCCCCAAATGCCCCCCGAGATTGTACTCAGTTATGTCCAGATGTTGGTCGTACGAACCTTCGCAACGGCCTACTGCGCATAGCCTGAAGGAAACACTATT CGAGATCCTGCAGGAGGAGCGCAGCTCGGCGTGGGACACCATGCGGCGCGAGAACAGACGCGTGGCCGCCGCCTCCTGGGGCGACGACCCGCCGCCCAAGCCCACGCGTCCGCCCACCAACCTCTCCG CAGCGGTGGACGCAAACCCAGCGCAATCCGTCGGCGCGGCGCCGCAAACCTACATCGTGGCGCAGAACCCGCTCGTCCTTGCTCACCTTCTACGGGAGAACCAGTCCCGCGCCATCGACCCGCAGGCGTACACCACCCCCGCATCGGTATTCAACACTGTCGCCGTCGACTTCGCCGAAACTCTACCGGAAAACGAGCAAATCGTCgacaaaattataaacgaTGAAAGTGTCGATATTCCCTTACAAACCGTCCCTATTCCAGTAGCGAGCCTTCATAAGTTAGACCCCGTGGTACCAGAACAGACGGACGACACTTTGACGGTAGTCGTAGGCGCGAGTTGCGATAATCTGTGCCAGAATCAGACTGTATCCCCCCGCGCTGACGTCACCTCACCCCCGCAAGATGCTGAATCCACAGAACCGTACGCGAACAGAGTTCGGTCGCTCGAAAGGAACACTAGAAGCGCGTTGTCCACGGCCGAGAGGGCCCCAATCAGAATGGGGTCTTTAGAACGAAATGCAAGGGGTAGTTTGTCCCATAGGGGATCCCCGGTCCCAATAGCACCTTTTACGAGACAACACTCGGTCCCCGCTTCGCCCCCGCCGAGGAGTAGGAGAGAACAAGATGTCGGCCAGTTCTCAGTCCAAGGCGCGATTAACGCGCAATTGGCCGCGAGCGTCGTCAACAAAATGAGGCATCAACCCGAACCGCCATTGGTCGAGGAAATATACGACTTCGGCGGAGACAACGTCAAAAGTTGCGCCGCGATCGCGGCCCAAAAAGCCATGTCTAAACCTTACCGTCCTTCCGTTTCTGGCATGTCAGTGTCTCATCCTAACACTTATGGAGTCCCAGTAGGAGTTGTTCAGGGCGTTCCGTACTCCCAAAGTCAAAAATCTAAACAGCCCTTCATAAGGTCCTCAAGTCCAGTCTACCCTCAAATGCCGCAGAATTACATGCCCCAGTCAGGGCCGTCGTTCGTTCCTCAGCAAATCTACAGCTCTCAGGTGGTGGGGGCGCAGCCGATGCTATTTAAGCCGCAGGCGACTCCTCAATCGGCTCAGTCGACGGCCGTCTTCCGGCCGCAATACACGGCCGCCGATAGTTTGTACGCGTCGAGACAGGAATGCTCAGCTCAAGTCCAG AGTCCAGAATTCGACACGGAGCAAGCGGTGGAAAGGCGTCTGTTGGCTGAATTAGCGAGACAACAACATCAGAGCGAAGAGGATAGAATATGGCTTCAAAAACAAGAAGATAATCTG aagcGGCTATCAAACATGCAGTTGTCAACGGAGAGCGAGCAGAGCGAACCCAAACCTGAGACCGTCGAGACGCGTGCCTCTAGTCAACCGCCATCAG GCACGAACTCTACAGAAACCAGTCCAGCTAACACAGTGAATCCGAAAGACAGGCCTTCCAGTGATGATAAG ACTCGGGGCGCTGGCACGGAGCCGGTGTACGCGCTGACGACGGGCGTGGTGCGCGGCGTGATGCAGCTCGCGCAGGCCGCGCGTGCGCCGCCCGCCGCCGTGCTCGCCGCCGTGCGCGCTGTCGGCCAGGCGCTGCGCGCTCTGTGCGCTGCTGTCGACCTCGTCGTGGTGCCCTTCCCGCCGCAGGCGCAGCG TGAGGTGGAAATGGCGCATCAAGTGCTCAGCAAGGACATGGCTGCGTTGGTCGAAGCGATGCGGCTCGCTATACAATACGCCAACACCACGCTACACGATGAATACACCAA ACGAATGCTCGCGGCCGCACACGTGCTCGCGATGGACGCCAAGAATCTCCTCGACGTCGTGGACTGCATCCGCGAGCGACACCCCCACATCGACTGGCGCGCGGCCCTCCGCCCCGACGCCGCCCCCGCACCCGCCCCCATCCCCCAAAACCAAACCCTCACCTCCCACAACCAAGCCTACGCTCCTCAAAACCAAACCTACACCCCCCAAAACCCAGTGCTTAGCAACCAATCCTCTATACAAGAAGAGGAGACACCATCCCCGAAACCAGACTTCAAAATCAACCAACCCGTAACGACCGGAATAAACGTCACTGAACACCTACCGAAAGAACACAGCAGTCTCCCCGCCACTTCCAACAGAGTGTCCGCCTTGATACATAATTACAATCTGTACGGCAATGTCAGGGAACCGCAACATATTTATGGCAACACCGAAGTCGGCGGTTCTTTCCAGAATTCCTCGTCCAGCATCAGCGACGACGGCAAAGTCGATGTGGCTCCGATGGAGTCTGTCAAGAGCAGAGTCCAAGCCATTTCTGGCAAAATAGATTCGCCCCCAATCTACTCTGTCAGCAAAAAGATGATCCCTCTAGATCCGAACAACGATCAAGGGTGA
- the LOC128679928 gene encoding focal adhesion kinase 1-like isoform X11, translating to MLSKRVTFSLPRHEPEGGGRCADGPLARAMQPAPAGSPKRHPSAVTQGTAAGDQSTLKVHFPNGGFNVVRASADDDVRSVLRLLAARLAAGDRVYANCYALRARRLTTGKIRWIHQDTPVSELLSKWPASEWRLELRVRYLPANLRELCEADRVTFHYYYDQLRHDYLNANHPMVDQDLAIQICCLEIKYFCKDNQISLDKKFNIEYLEKEFGLHKFLPKSVLEAIKPKVLKKAIQQQFKKVATLGEAEGMLRFVQTLHAHLGYDRESFTGALGSEWAIPVELAIGPDIDISYVSHKAGEPATYSKIASFCDIVAVQTLKSNCSQQSQTQSGSCGKAALQLRVKGATETLTITCSSVEAAESLADLVDGYCRLVTDSQTSLWNRTTTVWKSLHCQCKTAEMSSSSSEGKTSSWEANTATLLSEDYAEIVDDDADYSTPAVRDYELVRNQIELTGIIGEGQFGDVHKGTCRVTSANHPSLRRQLAQQKQQGKCSGGEYILPVAVKTCKMDADLDTAEKFLEEAYIMQQFSHPHIIGLVGVCSSPPIWIVMELATLGEMRAYLQQNARRLETCTLVLYIYQLSTALSYLESKKFVHRDIAARNVLVSTPTCVKLADFGLSKMVDDKSYYKASRGKLPIKWMAPESINFRRFTSASDVWMFGVCMWEILMLGVKPFIGVKNNDVIGKLENGERLALPPKCPPRLYSVMSRCWSYEPSQRPTAHSLKETLFEILQEERSSAWDTMRRENRRVAAASWGDDPPPKPTRPPTNLSAAVDANPAQSVGAAPQTYIVAQNPLVLAHLLRENQSRAIDPQAYTTPASVFNTVAVDFAETLPENEQIVDKIINDESVDIPLQTVPIPVASLHKLDPVVPEQTDDTLTVVVGASCDNLCQNQTVSPRADVTSPPQDAESTEPYANRVRSLERNTRSALSTAERAPIRMGSLERNARGSLSHRGSPVPIAPFTRQHSVPASPPPRSRREQDVGQFSVQGAINAQLAASVVNKMRHQPEPPLVEEIYDFGGDNVKSCAAIAAQKAMSKPYRPSVSGMSVSHPNTYGVPVGVVQGVPYSQSQKSKQPFIRSSSPVYPQMPQNYMPQSGPSFVPQQIYSSQVVGAQPMLFKPQATPQSAQSTAVFRPQYTAADSLYASRQECSAQVQSPEFDTEQAVERRLLAELARQQHQSEEDRIWLQKQEDNLKRLSNMQLSTESEQSEPKPETVETRASSQPPSGTNSTETSPANTVNPKDRPSSDDKTRGAGTEPVYALTTGVVRGVMQLAQAARAPPAAVLAAVRAVGQALRALCAAVDLVVVPFPPQAQREVEMAHQVLSKDMAALVEAMRLAIQYANTTLHDEYTKRMLAAAHVLAMDAKNLLDVVDCIRERHPHIDWRAALRPDAAPAPAPIPQNQTLTSHNQAYAPQNQTYTPQNPVLSNQSSIQEEETPSPKPDFKINQPVTTGINVTEHLPKEHSSLPATSNRVSALIHNYNLYGNVREPQHIYGNTEVGGSFQNSSSSISDDGKVDVAPMESVKSRVQAISGKIDSPPIYSVSKKMIPLDPNNDQG from the exons CCATGAACCTGAGGGCGGCGGGCGTTGCGCGGACGGGCCGCTAGCGCGCGCGATGCAGCCAGCGCCGGCCGGCTCGCCCAAGCGGCATCCTAGTGCGGTGACACAGG GCACAGCAGCCGGCGACCAGTCCACCCTCAAAGTCCATTTTCCCAACGGAGGGTTCAACGTAGTCCGGGCGTCAGCTGATGACGATGTCAGATCAGTGCTGCGGCTGCTGGCTGCGAGACTGGCCGCTGGAGACAGGGTGTACGCCAATTGCTATGCGCTGCGGGCACGGAGGCTAACCACTGGCAAg ATCCGATGGATCCACCAGGACACGCCAGTGTCGGAGCTGCTCAGCAAATGGCCGGCGAGCGAGTGGAGGCTGGAGCTCAGGGTGCGGTACCTGCCCGCCAACCTGCGGGAACTGTGCGAAGCGGACCGCGTCACTTTCCACTACTATTACGACCAG TTGCGACACGACTACCTCAATGCCAATCATCCTATGGTAGACCAGGATTTGGCTATACAAATATGCTGTTTAGAAATAAA GTACTTTTGTAAGGATAACCAGATATCCCTGGACAAGAAGTTCAACATCGAATACCTGGAGAAAGAGTTCGGCCTACACAAGTTCCTGCCCAAATCTGTGCTCGAAGCGATCAAACCCAAAGTGCTGAAGAAGGCAATACAGCAGCAatttaaaaag GTGGCGACGCTGGGCGAGGCGGAAGGCATGCTGCGCTTCGTGCAGACGCTGCACGCGCACCTCGGGTACGACCGCGAGAGCTTCACGGGCGCGCTCGGCTCCGAGTGGGCCATCCCCGTCGAGCTCGCCATCGGGCCCGACATCG ATATATCGTACGTTTCACACAAGGCAGGCGAGCCAGCGACATATTCAAAAATAGCATCGTTCTGCGACATAGTAGCCGTGCAAACCCTAAAGTCTAACTGTTCGCAACAATCACAAACACAG AGTGGATCTTGTGGCAAAGCAGCGCTTCAGTTGAGAGTGAAAGGAGCGACGGAAACGCTAACGATCACATGCAGCAGTGTCGAG GCTGCAGAAAGTTTAGCGGATCTAGTGGACGGCTACTGCAGACTGGTGACCGACTCACAGACCTCACTATGGAACAGAACCA CAACCGTTTGGAAATCACTCCACTGtcaatgcaaaa CGGCGGAAATGAGCAGCAGTTCGTCCGAAGGCAAGACCAGTTCGTGGGAGGCGAACACCGCCACCCTGCTGTCTGAAGACTACGCTGAGATTGTGGACGACGACGCTGACTACTCCACGCCAGCTG tacgTGACTATGAGTTGGTGAGGAATCAGATTGAACTGACTGGCATCATCGGTGAAGGACAGTTTGGTGATGTTCAcaaag GTACCTGCCGAGTGACGTCAGCGAACCATCCATCTTTACGAAGACAACTAGcgcaacaaaaacaacaagGCAAATGTTCCGGCGGAGAGTATATATTACCTGTGGCCGTCAAAACTTGCAAGATGGACGCCGATTTGGACACCGCCGAGAAGTTTCTCGAAGAGGCTT ATATAATGCAGCAGTTCTCTCACCCGCACATCATCGGGCTGGTGGGGGTCTGCAGCAGCCCCCCCATCTGGATCGTCATGGAACTGGCCACTCTTGGGGAAATGAGGGCTTATCTACAGCAGAACGCTAGGAG ATTGGAGACGTGCACACTGGTGCTGTACATCTACCAGCTGTCGACGGCGCTCAGCTATCTGGAGAGCAAGAAGTTCGTGCACAGGGATATAGCTGCCAGAAATGTTCTTGTCTCCACACCTACCTGTGTCAAG CTTGCAGATTTCGGCCTATCCAAGATGGTGGACGACAAATCGTACTACAAGGCGTCGCGCGGGAAACTGCCCATAAAGTGGATGGCCCCGGAGTCCATCAACTTCCGGCGGTTCACTTCCGCTTCTGATGTCTGGATGTTTG gTGTATGTATGTGGGAGATCCTTATGTTAGGGGTGAAGCCCTTTATAGGGGTGAAAAACAATGACGTCATCGGAAAACTAGAGAATGGCGAGCGACTGGCTCTACCCCCCAAATGCCCCCCGAGATTGTACTCAGTTATGTCCAGATGTTGGTCGTACGAACCTTCGCAACGGCCTACTGCGCATAGCCTGAAGGAAACACTATT CGAGATCCTGCAGGAGGAGCGCAGCTCGGCGTGGGACACCATGCGGCGCGAGAACAGACGCGTGGCCGCCGCCTCCTGGGGCGACGACCCGCCGCCCAAGCCCACGCGTCCGCCCACCAACCTCTCCG CAGCGGTGGACGCAAACCCAGCGCAATCCGTCGGCGCGGCGCCGCAAACCTACATCGTGGCGCAGAACCCGCTCGTCCTTGCTCACCTTCTACGGGAGAACCAGTCCCGCGCCATCGACCCGCAGGCGTACACCACCCCCGCATCGGTATTCAACACTGTCGCCGTCGACTTCGCCGAAACTCTACCGGAAAACGAGCAAATCGTCgacaaaattataaacgaTGAAAGTGTCGATATTCCCTTACAAACCGTCCCTATTCCAGTAGCGAGCCTTCATAAGTTAGACCCCGTGGTACCAGAACAGACGGACGACACTTTGACGGTAGTCGTAGGCGCGAGTTGCGATAATCTGTGCCAGAATCAGACTGTATCCCCCCGCGCTGACGTCACCTCACCCCCGCAAGATGCTGAATCCACAGAACCGTACGCGAACAGAGTTCGGTCGCTCGAAAGGAACACTAGAAGCGCGTTGTCCACGGCCGAGAGGGCCCCAATCAGAATGGGGTCTTTAGAACGAAATGCAAGGGGTAGTTTGTCCCATAGGGGATCCCCGGTCCCAATAGCACCTTTTACGAGACAACACTCGGTCCCCGCTTCGCCCCCGCCGAGGAGTAGGAGAGAACAAGATGTCGGCCAGTTCTCAGTCCAAGGCGCGATTAACGCGCAATTGGCCGCGAGCGTCGTCAACAAAATGAGGCATCAACCCGAACCGCCATTGGTCGAGGAAATATACGACTTCGGCGGAGACAACGTCAAAAGTTGCGCCGCGATCGCGGCCCAAAAAGCCATGTCTAAACCTTACCGTCCTTCCGTTTCTGGCATGTCAGTGTCTCATCCTAACACTTATGGAGTCCCAGTAGGAGTTGTTCAGGGCGTTCCGTACTCCCAAAGTCAAAAATCTAAACAGCCCTTCATAAGGTCCTCAAGTCCAGTCTACCCTCAAATGCCGCAGAATTACATGCCCCAGTCAGGGCCGTCGTTCGTTCCTCAGCAAATCTACAGCTCTCAGGTGGTGGGGGCGCAGCCGATGCTATTTAAGCCGCAGGCGACTCCTCAATCGGCTCAGTCGACGGCCGTCTTCCGGCCGCAATACACGGCCGCCGATAGTTTGTACGCGTCGAGACAGGAATGCTCAGCTCAAGTCCAG AGTCCAGAATTCGACACGGAGCAAGCGGTGGAAAGGCGTCTGTTGGCTGAATTAGCGAGACAACAACATCAGAGCGAAGAGGATAGAATATGGCTTCAAAAACAAGAAGATAATCTG aagcGGCTATCAAACATGCAGTTGTCAACGGAGAGCGAGCAGAGCGAACCCAAACCTGAGACCGTCGAGACGCGTGCCTCTAGTCAACCGCCATCAG GCACGAACTCTACAGAAACCAGTCCAGCTAACACAGTGAATCCGAAAGACAGGCCTTCCAGTGATGATAAG ACTCGGGGCGCTGGCACGGAGCCGGTGTACGCGCTGACGACGGGCGTGGTGCGCGGCGTGATGCAGCTCGCGCAGGCCGCGCGTGCGCCGCCCGCCGCCGTGCTCGCCGCCGTGCGCGCTGTCGGCCAGGCGCTGCGCGCTCTGTGCGCTGCTGTCGACCTCGTCGTGGTGCCCTTCCCGCCGCAGGCGCAGCG TGAGGTGGAAATGGCGCATCAAGTGCTCAGCAAGGACATGGCTGCGTTGGTCGAAGCGATGCGGCTCGCTATACAATACGCCAACACCACGCTACACGATGAATACACCAA ACGAATGCTCGCGGCCGCACACGTGCTCGCGATGGACGCCAAGAATCTCCTCGACGTCGTGGACTGCATCCGCGAGCGACACCCCCACATCGACTGGCGCGCGGCCCTCCGCCCCGACGCCGCCCCCGCACCCGCCCCCATCCCCCAAAACCAAACCCTCACCTCCCACAACCAAGCCTACGCTCCTCAAAACCAAACCTACACCCCCCAAAACCCAGTGCTTAGCAACCAATCCTCTATACAAGAAGAGGAGACACCATCCCCGAAACCAGACTTCAAAATCAACCAACCCGTAACGACCGGAATAAACGTCACTGAACACCTACCGAAAGAACACAGCAGTCTCCCCGCCACTTCCAACAGAGTGTCCGCCTTGATACATAATTACAATCTGTACGGCAATGTCAGGGAACCGCAACATATTTATGGCAACACCGAAGTCGGCGGTTCTTTCCAGAATTCCTCGTCCAGCATCAGCGACGACGGCAAAGTCGATGTGGCTCCGATGGAGTCTGTCAAGAGCAGAGTCCAAGCCATTTCTGGCAAAATAGATTCGCCCCCAATCTACTCTGTCAGCAAAAAGATGATCCCTCTAGATCCGAACAACGATCAAGGGTGA